Part of the Catalinimonas alkaloidigena genome is shown below.
TCCATAGTGAGGCCCAGAAAAGCTTTACCCAGCGTATTGGTACGGTCGGCTACATTCTCTACTCTATACTCTTCTTCAATGATGCCCCCTTCCACATTCTGTACATGGTTCCGGTTGAAGCCGGTGGCCAGCACCTGTTCCTGGGTAGCATCCGGCAACAGGTCGCCAGCGATCTGCCAGGTGACGAAATCATCATAAGGTAAGTTTTCATTAAATGCTTTGATCACCCAGTCACGCCAGGGCCACATGTAGCGGAACTGATCATCCTGATAGCCATGCGTATCGGCATAGCGGGAAATTTCCATCCATTTGGCTGCCATACGCTCTCCATAGCGAGCTGAGGATAATAGCCGATCCACAACTTTTTCGTAGGCATCGGGAGCTTCGTCTTTGACAAAAGCATCAATCTCTTCAGGGGTGGGTGGCAGGCCAGTCAGGTCAAAAGTAATACGACGGATTAGCGTTTCTTTGGAAGCCTCGGGGCTGAGGCTGAGCTTTTCACGTTCCAGGCGCTGCAGGACAAAGTGGTCTATTTCATTTCTAAGCAAATTGGGCTCAAGGGGCTCAGGTACTTCCGGCTTCTCTGGTGCTATGAACGACCAATGGGGCGTATACGCTGCCCCCTGCTCTATCCAGCGGGTCAGGAGGGCAATTTCATGCTCGCTCAGCTCCAGATTGGAGTCCGGTGGGGGCATGATCGTTTCGGGATCAGTAGATGTAATGCGGTGATAAACTTCACTCTCCTCTACATCCCCTTTTACAAGCGCATAATGATCTTTGTCCTCGCCCAGGGCGACAAAAGCATTTTCTTCCAGGTCCAGGCGCAGCTCAGCTTCACGGGCATTTTCATCCGGTCCATGACAGGCAAAGCAGCGGTCGGAGAGGATGGGTTTGATATGAAAATTAAAGTCTATCTGTTCTGGTAAGCGAGCTTCTACTTCTGGCGAAAACTGTACCCTTGCTGGTTCACAGGCTGCCAGCAGCAAAAAAATACACAGAAGGCATAAGTTCTTCATAAGACAGTTTCTTACCTATTCTAATAAGATAAGTTAAGAAATTGTATACATTTTTGCACTCAACAGATCAATAATAAGCAATAGCTATCATCATTTGGTTAAAATAGTATTACTTAAACACACTTAAGGATCAGAAAAACTTCAAAGATTTTACTTCCGCTTTAATCTACCTCTCTGGTATATGTTAAGAGCTTATCTTGAATTTCTTTGTTCTCTACAACTGAATCATCAGTTGGCTAAGGTCAAAAGTTTTGAAGCTGATCTGAAAGGAACACTTAATCCCAGCAAGCTGCTGAACAGGCTTTTTTTTGTACAAAACCACTGGCTGGATTTTGACGCTTTTTTTCAACTGTACGTAAGCAGGTACCAGGATTTGGTCACAGTCCAATTCCCGAAATTAGATAAGCAGCAGCTTATGAGTGGCCTGAAAGCCCGGTTGTATAGAACACAATGTGGTATACTCACCGAGTATCAGGCTTTTCTGGGGGCTCAAGCCATTTTTGGAAATGAGCATGTACACAGAAGCCTTGAACTGGATCAGGCTGGGGTAGATTTTACCATATGCCATCAGGCAAATCATTACCATATCCATATTTTTGTAGATACCCACAGAGCATGGTATTATCGTAAATACAAGTCTGCCTACAAACAGGGGGAAAGTGTAGATGGTATCCACGTGGACCTACCTTACGCTCTGAAAGCCGGTAGAATTAATTCCTTGTACTACCTACCTAACGGATTCGGTGTATATACTCCCGACTATCTGCGCTATCTCCAAGGAGAAATATATTCGGGGAATCTGTTACAGCATACCGTAAGCGGAGTGAATGAGCAGGGTTTTATATACAAGAGGATTTATTAACTTGGCGCCTGAAATCGCTAAATCCGCATGAGCCAGCCTTATACCATTTATCATAAAAGTTGCTACGGACTTCTTCCATTGGCTGATGAAAGCACTGATGCCTTAGTCACCGACCCTCCCTATGGTATAGGTTATCAAACACATTCATGGGATCAGACGCTTCCAGATCCGCAGATTTGGTCGGACTGTCTTCGTGTCCTTAAGCCCGGCGCCTTCGGGCTGGTATTTTCCTCTGTCAGGTTGATGCACCGGCTGATGGTAGCCATAGAGGATAGTGGCTTTCTGATTAAGGATGTATTGTTCTGGGCTTATCTCAACGGCATGCCAAAAAGCCGTAATGTGGGACTGTCCATTGATCGTTCGCTGGGTGTAGAAAGTGAAGTCAACGGCCATTATCAGTACATTCAGGGTTACAAAAAGGGTGGTGCGGAGACTTATACGGTTAACGGCAAGAAAGCCCGCTGCCAGCCTGCCTCCGCGGAAGGCAAAAAATATCATGGAGCAGGGCTGGGAATCAAACCCGCCTATGAGCCTATCATCCTGATTCAGAAGCCCCTGGCTGCCGGAAATGTAGCGAATAATATTTTGCGTTATGGTACCGGAGCACTCAATCTGGAAGATACCCGCATCCCTTTTGAAGAAGGAGAAGAAGGTAAGGTGGGGCACAACCCCCACCCCAAAGGTAGGGTAGCGGCTAATATCATCCGTACCGAGGCCTGGGAAGATGGCTATGACAAATTCTTCCTGATTCCGAAAGTACGGCAACAGGCCGAAGAGTTTAACAAGCATCCCACCCTAAAACCCGTTCATCTGATGCAGCATCTGGTTAAGCTGCTCAGCTTTGAAGGGCAGCAGGTGCTTGACCCCTTCATGGGCAGTGGCAGTACGGGCGTAGCCTGCCAGCAGCTTAAGCGCAGCTTTGTAGGCTATGAAACGCAACAAGAATACTTTGAAGTGGCGGAGCGGAGGCTAAAAAACGGAGCAGAAACAGCTTAGTCTGCTAAAATTTTACTAATTTCATCAAGAAGCAATTTACCACAGCCTGGTAATCTCCTGATGAGCAAAGCACAAAAATCTGCCAATAAGCCCTTGGATGAAACCCCTCCTGCCAGTGATGTTGCGCCCTCCCTCTGTATAGATTTTATTTTGAAGGAAAATCTGATGTTTTTAATCATCAGAAATTTATCTGTGGTTGCAGCTACCGATGTACGCATCTCATTCAGCCAGGAACTTTCTATTTTAGGAGGGAGCAAGCTTTTGTCAAAACTATCTGTTTTTCATAAGCTCCGCTATCTGGCCCCGTATAAAGAGATGGAGGTATTCCTGGACCCGGCCGAAAGCTTTCTCTCTCAGTTTGAAGATAAAAATACGGTAATCACGATTACTGTTGCTTATGCTGCTGAGCAGGGCAAACGGATTAAGCAAAGCATTACCCATGACCTTGCGATTTATCTGGACTTACCCACAACCTTAAAACATCATCACAATGACTGAATTCCCCTTACCCAAATTCCATTTCCAGGTAAACTGGGGTGGTACCCGTATGCAGTTCCAGGAAATCAGCGGGCTGTCAGTGGAAGTTGATGTCATTGAATACCGCGAAGGGGCAAGCCCTGAGTTTTCTCCGATCAAAATGCCCGGCCTGAGGAAATACGGGAATATCACTTTGAAAAGGGGTATTGTAAAAGGTGACAATGAATTTTTTCAGTGGTGGAATACCATCCAGCTACACAAGGTAGAAAGAAGGGATATTACAATCTCCCTCCTGGATGAAAACCATGAGCCGGTAGTAGTCTGGAAGATAAAGAATGCTTTTCCCGTAAAAATTGTATGGTCCGACCTTAAAGCCAGTGCCAGCGAGCTAGCGCTGGAAAGTCTGGAGATTGCCTGTGAGGGCATAATTGTAGAAAACGAATAAAGCATTTTGTAAGCGGGGCCTTCGTAACTGGGTAATTCCGGCTAGGTAAGCCTTTGCACTTCTTCCTCCAACCTACGGATGACCTGCTGCACCTCACGCTCTACTTCCGCTCCTGTCTGCGCAATCAACTGGGCGTCAGCATCTTGCTCCAGGCTCTTTCTGGACTGTTCAATGGCATTTGTCAGCGGCCTTGCTTCTAGATAGTCAAGGGTCGCCTTGATCTTGTGGGTCACTGATCCTATCTGTTTCTGGTTGCGGTCTTTCAATCCTTCCATAAAATGGGTTTTGAAACTCTCGAGCTCTCCCACCGTGATGCGGATCAGAAACGCTAGCTTTTGCGCATCATGGGCCGTAGCTTCACGATAGTTGTTCAGGTTGAGAACCGCTGTTTCAGCAGGAGTATCCGCATCGCTGTCTTCAAGAGGTTTCTCCTCAGCGGATGGGGCACTCTCTTTCTGCAGGCCGCTATAGTAAGCGATTTTCGCATGCAGTTCTTCTGCCACAAAAGGTTTGCTGACAAAATCGTTCATGCCGGCAGTTTCTATCTTGGACAGGTGATGAGGCTGGGCCGAAGCGGAGAGCGCAATAATGGGAAGGGTACGGTATTTTTCTTCTTCCATTGCCCGTATAGCGCGGGCAGTTTCATAGCCATCCATCTGCGGCATCCGCAGGTCCATCAGGACAATATCGTAATCTTTATGAGATAGCCTCTCCAGCGCCTGTTTTCCATTTTCGGCAGTATCAAACTGTATTCCCCAGGACCTCAGATACTGAGAAGCTACATAAATATTTGTCAGGTTGTCCTCCACCAGCAGCAGCCGGATTCCCTCTACCGAAGCTTGCGCGTTGGCTATGCTGGCCATGCTTTGTGCTTTTTCATCTACCTCTCCTACCTTGAGGGTCAGGCTGAAAAAGAATGTCGTGCCTTTGCCTAGCTCGCTCTCTACAGACAACTTACTGCCATATAGGGCCAGTAGCTTTTGGCAAATACTGAGGCCAAGGCCGGTACCTCCGTATTTCATATTGGTATCATAGCTTTCCTGGGTAAAGGTGTCAAATACCTGCTCCAGCCGGTCCGGGGCAATGCCTATGCCGCTGTCTTGTACTGAAAAGTCAATAGTACAGGCCTCCTGGGACTGATTTCTGCCAGACAGGCTAAGCTTTACGTATCCTTCGTTAGTGAACTTGATGGCATTGCCCAGCAGATTGGTAAGCACCTGGCGTATTTTT
Proteins encoded:
- a CDS encoding TaqI family restriction endonuclease: MLRAYLEFLCSLQLNHQLAKVKSFEADLKGTLNPSKLLNRLFFVQNHWLDFDAFFQLYVSRYQDLVTVQFPKLDKQQLMSGLKARLYRTQCGILTEYQAFLGAQAIFGNEHVHRSLELDQAGVDFTICHQANHYHIHIFVDTHRAWYYRKYKSAYKQGESVDGIHVDLPYALKAGRINSLYYLPNGFGVYTPDYLRYLQGEIYSGNLLQHTVSGVNEQGFIYKRIY
- a CDS encoding DNA-methyltransferase is translated as MSQPYTIYHKSCYGLLPLADESTDALVTDPPYGIGYQTHSWDQTLPDPQIWSDCLRVLKPGAFGLVFSSVRLMHRLMVAIEDSGFLIKDVLFWAYLNGMPKSRNVGLSIDRSLGVESEVNGHYQYIQGYKKGGAETYTVNGKKARCQPASAEGKKYHGAGLGIKPAYEPIILIQKPLAAGNVANNILRYGTGALNLEDTRIPFEEGEEGKVGHNPHPKGRVAANIIRTEAWEDGYDKFFLIPKVRQQAEEFNKHPTLKPVHLMQHLVKLLSFEGQQVLDPFMGSGSTGVACQQLKRSFVGYETQQEYFEVAERRLKNGAETA
- a CDS encoding phage tail protein encodes the protein MTEFPLPKFHFQVNWGGTRMQFQEISGLSVEVDVIEYREGASPEFSPIKMPGLRKYGNITLKRGIVKGDNEFFQWWNTIQLHKVERRDITISLLDENHEPVVVWKIKNAFPVKIVWSDLKASASELALESLEIACEGIIVENE
- a CDS encoding PAS domain-containing hybrid sensor histidine kinase/response regulator, with protein sequence MEEDYQKYSERVKKYMEENAEDLYENAPCGYLSFEPDGTILKINTTLLLWIGQERDDVLFRKKFSGLLSVGGRIFYETHYAPLLQMQGFLKEVSFDLQKSDGSFLPVLVNTVQVKNSEGKVMLYRATLFDITDRKKYEKELLLAKKKAEEASRVKAEFISTVSHEIRTPMNAIIGIADLLLKSSPKPQQVENLQILKSSSDHLLNLINDILDFSKIESGKVKVEERNFNLGTLVQSVIFSFRERAEEKGITLDLLWEDGLPEYFLGDPVKIRQVLTNLLGNAIKFTNEGYVKLSLSGRNQSQEACTIDFSVQDSGIGIAPDRLEQVFDTFTQESYDTNMKYGGTGLGLSICQKLLALYGSKLSVESELGKGTTFFFSLTLKVGEVDEKAQSMASIANAQASVEGIRLLLVEDNLTNIYVASQYLRSWGIQFDTAENGKQALERLSHKDYDIVLMDLRMPQMDGYETARAIRAMEEEKYRTLPIIALSASAQPHHLSKIETAGMNDFVSKPFVAEELHAKIAYYSGLQKESAPSAEEKPLEDSDADTPAETAVLNLNNYREATAHDAQKLAFLIRITVGELESFKTHFMEGLKDRNQKQIGSVTHKIKATLDYLEARPLTNAIEQSRKSLEQDADAQLIAQTGAEVEREVQQVIRRLEEEVQRLT